The following DNA comes from Vespula pensylvanica isolate Volc-1 chromosome 5, ASM1446617v1, whole genome shotgun sequence.
GTAACAATATTGCTTGACATTAAAGcaaagtttaattttattccgtATTGCATATGGAAAGCCATTATACCTTTACATCGCTTCTATGATtgtctttataatatattccattGGCTGTACAAGCTATATTTCCTGTGCAACGTGTCCTTTACACTATAGAATTACActgaaaaaatatcataccTTGTCATAGAATTCTTTAACATATTTTGGCTCCCCATGTGCATTACTTACTTAAAATCTAAGTTGAGATACCTGacaacaattataaaaaagatccaTTAACATTGTTTTACCACCACCAACAGCACCATAAAGATACAACCCTTTTGGtggatccttttttttccatccaaACCATTTTCCTAATACATTAAACTGATCTGGTTTATACTCATGAActtcttcgtatattttttgcaAACTTTTTACTACTTTTAATTGATGTTCATCattcattaattcttttttagttatcttttctttcaaagctTCAATAGGACCATTAGTAACGTTTAATTTTACGTCATGAACATATCCACAATactgaaaggaaaaaacagtTTGTGATCGTAGCAGTAATTGTGAAATGTAATTCAAACCAGAATACTTTTTCACAAGAAGGCTAATCATTGTGGTTGTAATtattctgaaagaaaaaaatagattataaatttctGTAGGTAAAAGGAAACTTCTTCCAAATATTCTAATCActgtttttattatcattttaaaaagaaatatactcaATATGGTTGTGTTTAGTCagtattaaagaaatatatctcaTCAGGAATTTGAATTGCACATGCTCAGTAAAATAATGAGTAATGAATGgaatattacatacattagttaggaaataaaaaaaagaattttcctttttcaatttattcagTTCAATGTACACAGagatacacgtatgtatatgctcgtaaaaaatatgtcagaatagataaaaaaaatttacacaACGTATTTATTCATATCGTTGCGCTTTATAAAAGCAGCTAACTGAACGCGATCAATATGGAAACATAAGACAGCTCGGACGTTACACTTGTGGAAAGATACCAAAGATCATACCGAAGTTTAGACTTGAATGAAAATCGTACAGAgtacaagaagagaaaaaatctgTCTGGTCTACACGCAGGTTTGAAAGTCAGGTGATTTACGTCACGatcattatcaaatattatacgcTTATCTAACTTGACGCGACAGTTTCACTACTAACGATGTCTTCAGCTTTTACAACGTATATGCACTTCAGTACTTATTCTTGAAAGTACGGGAAagatcttttgaaatttttatgtgTTGCGCGCTACCAGCATGACGTAAGGGAGGTTAAAAAAAGCAAGACGATGACGTAGTTTTACGTCTTTATCGTATCCAcgaatatgtgtatacgttGAAAAGGAAGTACACGTTCAACCTTTAACTCAATGTCATTTCCTGTTGCCGTATTTAGATAGGATCGTTTCTGgtctgtttaaaaaaaataatatatttattgatcgaATTTATCTTTGCATACatgatgaaattttttcattaattattacagaAGGAAAAAGTCTTAAAAAGAGGTAACTAGGAACTATATGTGTCAAAAAACCTTCGACGAAGTCCATGTGACATAGAAAGACAAGTAGCTGGCGTTCGGCCAATCGTAGCTTCGTTACTTGtaacgaatttatatttattatattatttattatattattatttgtatgaatttatattatatatgaaacgcgtatatttcatatgaacttaatattaatacaatatttacaatacAATATTTGTCAAGATTTACTTCCAAATCTTTcctattataatatgtaaaaatatgaaaaaaaaataaagtaaatatccCTTTagattaagaaattatatttttagtcaTTATGATAAAGTTTTGGATTGTATGTTGAAGTATAGGTGGTCATTCTTCGTTTGTCTAAAGTACTGCCTTCTCTAATAGCATAGTAACGCCTTTCAATGACTTTATCAAAAAATCTGCTGAGTTTTACGGATGAACTAGAACCTGCTGCCAATGCCCTTACTTGACAACAATCCTATAAATAAAgtatcttcttatttattaaatgtataaacaTCTATGAAATGTTAACATACCAAAAATATCTCATCAGCTCCGCATTCTTCAGCAATAGTTGAAGTACGTCTGTGCATGTTTGATCTTACTTCCGATACTAAATCAAGTTTTGTACCAATAACTAATATTGGAATCTagaaattacattaattttcaattatatttatataggcTAAACACATATAAACGTTATTCAATTCTATATTTACTTGAGTCGATCCTACAAATTTCTCGGGATCAAAATCATCgaatgattttgattttgaataatttccaTCTTTGCTCAATACTTCTTGTAACCATTTCTGTAAATTTTGTTGTGATTTACGGTTTGTTAAGTCGTGAACCAATATTATACctacaaaatataaacaattttatagaCGTTAAGactatatattaatttgacatagaatattttttcttcatctgtACCATTCGTAGGATTGTAAAAGACAGATCTTGTATTTTCATGGTTTTGACTTCCACCTATATCCCACAATTCaacaaaatatcttctttgatTAGGTGTGCCTTCCTTATATTCGTGCAATTTCACTTCAACAGAACAACCTATCGTCCAAGAAGGATTACTGATCGGTTGTTGATGACATATAAGATGGGTTAATGATGTTTTACCGACACCTATATACCAAATAaatgtgtaaaaaaatattgtagcATTTATTAAATCACAATAAGCAATAGGAAAATTgatctatttatctaattcCAAAGGATATAAGAATATTGTGCTTTACATAAGAAAATGTATTCTTTAAAAGTACCATtggattttttataattatcatattttcttattttactaaagagaatttataaaaataaaatttttataaattattcgatttacTTACCAGAATCACCAACtacaataattttaactttatcTATCGCTGCCATTAATAGTTTATAACatatagtatttattttaggttatttgataattaatgcGTCACTAATTTAACTTGACAGATGGCATTGATGATGCTAAGTACATATATGGATATAACCTACGAGCTATAACGATACAAACAAGTCTCACGCCAAGTGACGAGTtacaataatttgttttttgtatgattataattatgattcataacatttttttattcaatttattctcGTTCGcagtagaaaataaatcattttctatttgattatattataatcataggtgtattatacaaaataattattgaatatctaaaaattttttagGTTAGTTTCTCGTAAtgtcaaatattaatttgatttataatgtGATTTTAAggcattaaataaaattaaatcaagtatttaataatataaatgattttatttatgttttataatttatattgttttgcagtcttattaaaaaaaaatattttatcgatggaATAATTGTATATGccaatttttgttatatatattattactctatagacatatataaaacaaaaaaatgagtGGGGAAGAAAAGATTGTTACAGAAGTTCCCAGTAGTTTGAAACAATTAGCTCGTCTTGTTGTACGTGGCTTTTATACTATAGAAGATGCTTTAATTGTGGATATGTTAGTAAGAAATCCTTGTAAGTATTTCTTAGATCAATATGCTGACAACAATTCTTTATCTGTTTCAATGAAAGTTTTTGTTaagaatattgtataattataaatgttcaaaatgtatatatatactccaTTATTTAAGAtagtttaatatttctaataaggTTTG
Coding sequences within:
- the LOC122629100 gene encoding rab-like protein 3 produces the protein MAAIDKVKIIVVGDSGVGKTSLTHLICHQQPISNPSWTIGCSVEVKLHEYKEGTPNQRRYFVELWDIGGSQNHENTRSVFYNPTNGIILVHDLTNRKSQQNLQKWLQEVLSKDGNYSKSKSFDDFDPEKFVGSTQIPILVIGTKLDLVSEVRSNMHRRTSTIAEECGADEIFLDCCQVRALAAGSSSSVKLSRFFDKVIERRYYAIREGSTLDKRRMTTYTSTYNPKLYHND